Proteins encoded together in one Pseudomonas sp. ADAK13 window:
- a CDS encoding FmdB family zinc ribbon protein, translating to MPMYDYQCASCGHQLEAIQKISAAPLVDCPACQAPELKKMLSMPGFRLSGNGWYETDFKTGSKKNLAGGDKAD from the coding sequence ATGCCCATGTACGACTATCAATGCGCTTCCTGTGGTCATCAGTTGGAAGCCATTCAAAAGATCAGCGCCGCGCCGCTGGTCGATTGCCCTGCCTGCCAGGCACCGGAGCTTAAAAAGATGTTGTCCATGCCGGGCTTTCGCCTGAGTGGCAACGGCTGGTACGAGACCGACTTCAAGACCGGTTCGAAGAAGAATCTGGCCGGCGGCGACAAAGCAGACTGA
- a CDS encoding ribbon-helix-helix domain-containing protein: MSRGAGNGVMETCGLHKIKVDPFAKGFDMNLARPLSRSVRLNGFSTCLRLEEVYWNILTEIARINTCSVSALLSYVDREVHLRYGGVKNFSGLVRVVCVVHLLKGRGTAPSVPLGQA; the protein is encoded by the coding sequence ATGTCACGCGGAGCAGGTAATGGAGTGATGGAAACGTGCGGGTTGCACAAGATAAAGGTAGATCCCTTTGCCAAGGGGTTTGATATGAACCTGGCCAGGCCATTGTCCCGATCCGTTCGGCTTAATGGTTTTTCGACGTGTTTGCGACTTGAAGAAGTCTATTGGAATATCCTCACGGAGATAGCCAGGATCAATACCTGTTCGGTCAGTGCGCTGCTGTCTTACGTGGACCGCGAAGTGCACTTGCGTTATGGCGGTGTAAAGAACTTCAGCGGTCTGGTCAGGGTGGTGTGCGTGGTTCATTTATTGAAAGGACGCGGCACCGCGCCAAGTGTCCCTTTGGGCCAGGCGTGA
- a CDS encoding Dps family protein, whose product MAIDIGISEEDRKSIVDGLSRLLSDTYVLYLKTHNFHWNVTGPMFRTLHLMFEEQYNELALAVDSIAERIRALGFPAPGAYSVYARLSSIKEEEGVPSAEDMIKQLVEGQEAVTRTARGIFPLLDKVSDEPTADLLTQRMQVHEKTAWMLRSLLENK is encoded by the coding sequence ATGGCAATCGATATTGGTATCAGTGAAGAAGATCGTAAATCAATCGTTGATGGACTTTCGCGGCTGCTTTCCGATACCTATGTACTTTACCTGAAGACCCACAACTTCCATTGGAACGTCACGGGCCCCATGTTTCGCACACTGCACTTGATGTTTGAAGAGCAGTACAACGAGCTGGCGCTGGCGGTGGATTCAATTGCCGAGCGGATCCGCGCCCTGGGCTTTCCGGCGCCGGGTGCTTACTCGGTGTACGCGCGACTTTCTTCAATCAAGGAAGAAGAGGGCGTGCCGAGCGCTGAAGACATGATCAAGCAGTTGGTCGAGGGCCAGGAAGCGGTTACCCGCACCGCCCGGGGCATCTTCCCGTTGTTGGATAAAGTCAGCGACGAGCCTACTGCGGACTTGCTGACCCAGCGTATGCAAGTTCATGAAAAGACCGCGTGGATGTTGCGCTCCCTGCTCGAAAACAAGTAA
- a CDS encoding cold-shock protein, which yields MLKIVHLLTGAAALLLSFIPSLRSETLPYLQQPDALYLTFFGLLNLTLAPVIPYWNKGPRHQLQNLVSALLVLSVVVQTLTLLAPMPEVGGHPAVLLSLAIALVAIVLHLAISFYRSSPAAASQTYDMTNRDTGTVKWFNTSKGFGFISRDSGDDIFVHFRAIRGEGHRVLVEGQRVEFSVMNRDKGLQAEDVIAALPRR from the coding sequence ATGTTGAAAATCGTCCACCTGCTAACGGGCGCCGCAGCTTTGCTGCTGTCCTTTATCCCCAGCCTGCGATCAGAAACCCTGCCTTACCTGCAACAACCTGACGCTCTCTACCTGACCTTCTTTGGTCTTCTTAACCTGACACTGGCTCCAGTCATTCCTTACTGGAACAAAGGCCCGCGTCATCAACTGCAAAACCTGGTCAGCGCCCTGCTGGTCCTGTCTGTTGTCGTGCAAACCCTCACCCTGCTGGCGCCTATGCCTGAAGTCGGTGGCCACCCGGCCGTCCTGCTCAGCCTGGCAATAGCACTGGTCGCCATCGTTCTTCATCTGGCCATCAGTTTTTACCGTTCCTCCCCGGCCGCTGCGTCGCAAACCTACGACATGACCAACCGGGATACCGGCACGGTCAAGTGGTTCAACACCTCCAAGGGCTTCGGCTTTATTTCCCGGGATTCGGGCGACGATATCTTCGTCCACTTCCGGGCGATTCGCGGCGAAGGCCATCGCGTCCTGGTGGAAGGCCAGCGCGTGGAGTTCTCCGTGATGAACCGTGACAAGGGTTTGCAAGCTGAAGATGTGATCGCCGCGTTGCCGCGTCGCTGA
- a CDS encoding SlyX family protein, with product MDLQDRVMDLESRLAFQDDTIETLNDILVTQQRAVERLQMQMTALLKRQEEMGGQFESSEEEAPPPHY from the coding sequence ATGGATCTTCAAGACCGTGTGATGGACCTGGAGAGTCGCCTGGCCTTTCAAGACGACACCATCGAGACCCTCAATGACATCCTGGTTACCCAGCAACGGGCGGTCGAACGCCTGCAGATGCAGATGACGGCGCTACTCAAGCGCCAGGAAGAAATGGGCGGCCAGTTCGAGTCGTCCGAGGAAGAGGCGCCGCCGCCTCATTATTAA
- a CDS encoding HIT domain-containing protein: protein MFALDPRLQQDTLPIGDFPLCRLLLSNDSNYPWFILVPRIDGISEVFQLDVADQQRVWQESTALAQLLNEGFGADKMNIGALGNVVSQLHVHVIVRRRDDAAWPAPVWGKHPAKPYSDEQVAVIRARLREILPADFTFLEA from the coding sequence GTGTTCGCCTTAGATCCACGTCTTCAACAAGACACCTTGCCCATCGGGGATTTCCCCCTGTGCCGGCTGCTGCTGTCCAATGACTCAAATTACCCCTGGTTCATCCTGGTGCCGCGCATAGACGGTATCAGCGAAGTGTTTCAACTGGATGTCGCTGACCAGCAGCGGGTGTGGCAGGAAAGCACGGCGCTGGCGCAGTTGCTTAATGAAGGGTTTGGCGCCGACAAGATGAATATTGGTGCCCTGGGCAACGTGGTCAGCCAACTGCACGTGCATGTGATCGTGCGCAGGCGCGATGACGCCGCGTGGCCGGCGCCGGTCTGGGGCAAGCATCCGGCGAAGCCTTACAGCGACGAGCAAGTGGCGGTGATTCGTGCACGTCTGCGCGAGATCCTGCCGGCTGACTTTACGTTCCTGGAGGCTTGA
- a CDS encoding OprD family porin — protein sequence MRVMKWSMIALAVSAGTSQFAMASSQDDSKGFVEDSTFSINTRLLNFSRDFRNNDTGKSRVDETGLGFNGLYQSGFTQGTIGVGVDVIGLLGVKLDSGKGRSGTGLFPTGSDGRAQDDYSKGGGAVKFRISDTVLKIGDQYTTAPVFASDDSRLLPELPQGISLTSNEIKGLKLEGGHFTSSVAQAQTYRDSLGLTKTDFIGGVYALTPEVSASLYYAKTEDYWKKTYANLNWTHALSNEQSLAVDFNIYSTKSDGAGLQRAEKDGTTKLDNRAYSLQGAYTIQAHTFTLAYQKVSGDGDYGYGVDGGGTIFLANSIARSDFNAEDEKSFQARYDLNMATFGVPGLSFMTRYVKGTGANTADTSNGKEWERDIEAKYVIQSGPAKDLSLRVRQATYRSSDGVYYGSASIDELRLIAQYPLNIL from the coding sequence ATGCGCGTGATGAAGTGGAGCATGATCGCCCTGGCTGTTTCAGCAGGCACCTCGCAGTTCGCAATGGCGTCCTCTCAGGACGACTCCAAGGGCTTTGTTGAAGACAGTACCTTCAGCATCAACACTCGCCTCCTGAACTTTAGCCGCGACTTCCGTAACAACGACACCGGTAAAAGCCGCGTCGACGAAACCGGCCTGGGCTTCAACGGCCTGTACCAGTCGGGCTTCACCCAAGGCACCATCGGTGTGGGTGTCGACGTGATCGGTCTGTTGGGCGTCAAACTGGACAGCGGCAAGGGTCGTTCCGGCACCGGCCTGTTTCCAACAGGCTCCGACGGTCGCGCTCAAGATGATTACTCCAAAGGCGGCGGCGCAGTTAAGTTCCGTATCTCCGATACGGTCCTGAAAATCGGCGACCAGTACACCACCGCACCTGTATTCGCATCCGATGACAGCCGTCTGCTGCCTGAATTGCCACAAGGTATCTCGTTGACCAGCAACGAGATCAAGGGCCTGAAACTTGAAGGCGGTCACTTCACTTCGAGCGTGGCGCAAGCCCAGACCTACCGCGACAGCCTGGGCCTGACAAAAACTGACTTCATCGGTGGCGTCTACGCCCTGACTCCAGAAGTCAGCGCCAGCCTCTACTACGCGAAGACCGAAGACTACTGGAAGAAAACCTACGCCAACCTGAACTGGACCCATGCGCTGAGCAATGAACAGTCCCTGGCGGTCGACTTCAACATCTACAGCACCAAAAGCGATGGCGCTGGCCTGCAACGGGCTGAGAAGGACGGCACCACCAAACTGGATAACCGTGCCTACAGCTTGCAAGGTGCGTACACCATCCAGGCTCACACCTTTACCCTGGCCTACCAGAAGGTTAGCGGTGACGGTGACTACGGCTACGGCGTAGACGGCGGCGGCACGATCTTCCTTGCCAACTCCATCGCTCGTTCCGACTTCAACGCTGAAGACGAGAAGTCCTTCCAGGCTCGCTACGACCTGAACATGGCGACTTTCGGCGTTCCAGGCCTGAGCTTCATGACTCGCTACGTTAAAGGTACCGGCGCCAATACCGCCGACACTTCGAACGGTAAAGAGTGGGAACGTGACATCGAAGCCAAGTACGTGATCCAGAGCGGCCCGGCCAAAGACCTGAGCCTGCGCGTACGTCAAGCCACTTATCGCTCCAGCGATGGTGTGTACTACGGTTCGGCGTCGATCGACGAACTGCGTCTGATCGCGCAATACCCGCTGAACATCTTGTAA
- a CDS encoding mechanosensitive ion channel family protein translates to MDLNAEVDHLIKTSESWLPMIMEYGSRFLLAVVTLAIGWWLINVLTHRVGRLLALRNADLALQHFITSLANIALKVMLVVNVASMIGVATTSFVAAIGAATLAIGLALQGSLANFAGGVLILLFRPFRIGDWIEAQGTSGTVDSIQIFHTVLRTGDNKTVIIPNGSLSNGLITNTNRQPTRKVVFDVGVDYEADLQKAREVLLELAKDPRVLADPAPAAVVSTLGDSSITVSLRVWTKTSDYWDVMFMFNELARDRLKGAGIDIPFPQRVIRVMQETAAK, encoded by the coding sequence ATGGATTTGAACGCTGAAGTGGATCACTTGATCAAGACCTCGGAGTCGTGGTTACCGATGATCATGGAATATGGCAGCCGATTTTTGCTGGCGGTGGTCACCCTGGCCATCGGTTGGTGGCTGATCAACGTCTTGACCCACCGAGTGGGGCGTTTGCTGGCACTGCGTAATGCTGACCTGGCACTGCAACACTTCATTACCAGCCTTGCGAACATTGCGCTCAAAGTCATGCTGGTGGTCAACGTGGCCTCGATGATCGGCGTGGCAACCACCTCGTTCGTTGCCGCGATCGGTGCCGCCACCCTGGCCATCGGTCTGGCATTGCAAGGCAGCCTGGCGAACTTCGCCGGCGGCGTGCTGATTCTGTTGTTCCGTCCGTTCCGCATTGGTGACTGGATCGAAGCCCAGGGCACTTCCGGTACCGTCGACAGCATCCAGATCTTTCACACCGTGTTGCGCACCGGCGACAACAAGACGGTGATCATCCCAAACGGCAGCCTGTCCAACGGCCTCATCACCAACACCAACCGTCAGCCGACCCGCAAGGTGGTGTTTGACGTGGGTGTCGACTATGAAGCCGACCTGCAGAAAGCGCGTGAAGTATTGCTGGAACTGGCCAAGGATCCACGGGTACTGGCTGATCCTGCACCGGCAGCCGTGGTTTCGACCCTGGGCGACAGTTCAATCACCGTATCCCTGCGAGTCTGGACCAAAACGTCGGATTACTGGGACGTGATGTTCATGTTCAATGAACTGGCGCGTGACCGTTTAAAAGGCGCAGGGATCGATATTCCGTTCCCGCAGCGGGTTATTCGCGTGATGCAGGAAACTGCTGCGAAGTGA
- a CDS encoding YajQ family cyclic di-GMP-binding protein: MPSFDVVSELDKHELTNAVENAVKELDRRYDLKGKGSFEFKEKDLTVNLTAEADFQLEAMIEILKLSLVKRKIDAQCLEIKDAYASGKLMKQEVVFKEGIDKELAKKIVAHVKDAKLKVQAAIQGEQVRITGKKRDDLQEAIAALRAKAFDMPLQFNNFRD, translated from the coding sequence ATGCCGTCGTTCGACGTGGTATCCGAACTGGACAAGCACGAACTCACCAACGCCGTCGAGAACGCCGTCAAGGAGTTGGATCGTCGTTATGACTTGAAGGGCAAGGGCAGCTTCGAGTTCAAGGAAAAAGACCTCACCGTCAACCTGACCGCAGAAGCCGATTTCCAGCTTGAAGCGATGATTGAGATCCTCAAGCTGTCCCTGGTCAAGCGCAAGATCGATGCACAGTGCCTTGAAATCAAGGACGCGTATGCCTCCGGCAAGCTGATGAAGCAGGAAGTCGTGTTCAAAGAGGGCATCGACAAGGAGCTGGCGAAGAAAATCGTCGCTCACGTCAAGGACGCCAAGCTCAAGGTCCAGGCCGCGATCCAGGGCGAGCAGGTGCGCATCACCGGCAAGAAGCGTGACGATTTGCAAGAGGCCATTGCTGCCTTGCGCGCCAAGGCTTTCGACATGCCGCTGCAGTTCAATAACTTCCGCGACTGA
- a CDS encoding putative 2-dehydropantoate 2-reductase has protein sequence MSTTWHVLGAGSLGTLWATRLARAGLPVRLILRDHARLASYQAAKGLTLVEQGVAHTYPVVGETPDSPGPIHRLLVACKAYDAQDAVAQLQHRLAPDAELILLQNGLGSQDAVAAQLPQARCIFASSTEGAFRESDWRVVFAGHGYTWLGDASHPTPPLWLDDLQAAGIPHEWSTDILTRLWRKLALNCAINPLTVLYECRNGELQAHQCEVATLCAELADLLECCGQPAAAQDLQSEVERVIQATAANYSSMYQDVISARRTEISYLLGYACQAAARHQLTLPHLQQLQVRLVQRLSARGLPSD, from the coding sequence ATGTCGACCACCTGGCATGTCCTCGGCGCCGGCAGTCTCGGCACGCTGTGGGCCACACGCCTGGCCCGTGCCGGGCTGCCCGTGCGGCTGATCCTGCGAGACCACGCGCGGCTGGCGAGCTATCAGGCGGCCAAGGGCCTGACCCTGGTTGAGCAAGGCGTGGCCCACACCTACCCGGTCGTCGGCGAAACGCCCGACAGTCCGGGGCCAATTCATCGCCTGCTGGTGGCGTGCAAAGCCTACGACGCCCAAGACGCCGTCGCACAGCTTCAACACCGGCTGGCACCCGACGCCGAGCTGATCCTGCTGCAAAATGGCCTGGGCAGCCAGGACGCGGTCGCCGCCCAACTGCCCCAAGCCCGCTGTATTTTTGCCTCCAGCACCGAAGGCGCGTTTCGTGAAAGCGACTGGCGGGTGGTGTTTGCCGGCCATGGCTATACCTGGCTGGGGGATGCGAGCCACCCTACCCCGCCGCTCTGGCTGGATGACCTGCAAGCCGCCGGCATTCCCCATGAGTGGAGCACCGACATCCTCACCCGCTTGTGGCGCAAACTGGCCCTGAACTGTGCGATCAACCCGCTGACCGTGCTGTACGAATGCCGCAATGGCGAGCTGCAAGCCCATCAGTGCGAAGTCGCCACCCTGTGCGCCGAACTCGCCGACCTGCTGGAATGCTGCGGACAACCCGCCGCCGCGCAGGATTTGCAAAGCGAAGTGGAACGCGTGATCCAGGCCACCGCGGCCAACTACTCGTCGATGTACCAGGACGTGATCAGTGCCCGGCGCACCGAAATCAGCTACTTGCTCGGCTACGCCTGCCAGGCGGCGGCTCGCCATCAACTGACCTTGCCGCACCTGCAACAACTCCAGGTGCGATTGGTACAGCGACTGTCTGCACGCGGATTGCCCAGCGACTGA